A genomic segment from Sulfitobacter mediterraneus encodes:
- a CDS encoding branched-chain amino acid ABC transporter permease: MNGFVAGYLPLFDLYLLHLGMAFSQYIVLRAGVFSLASAAFAGIGAYTAGILAVSAGLHPVLGLGAGLLAGMLAGLVLSIPLARLRGVYQAIATVAFIQIVLSLNIYSDSLTGGAMGLNGIPKTVGTGTLLLAALGTIYLIWSLERGRVGRAFSAIRQDEAVAASLGVSITWYQALAFALSGALAGLFGGLEAYHSYALDPNQFGFHLLITLLSYVILGGRNSVWGPIIGTAILILLPEIARPLAENRMIMHGIILIVVINYLPKGIVDTWIDWIKARRLGTAGSGQDKGGAAS, encoded by the coding sequence ATGAATGGGTTCGTCGCGGGCTATCTGCCCCTTTTCGATTTATATCTGCTGCATCTGGGCATGGCCTTCAGCCAATACATCGTCCTGCGCGCCGGGGTCTTCTCGCTGGCTTCTGCAGCCTTTGCCGGGATCGGAGCCTATACCGCAGGCATTCTCGCGGTGAGCGCGGGTCTCCATCCGGTGTTGGGGTTGGGCGCTGGATTGCTGGCGGGGATGCTCGCCGGGCTTGTCCTGTCGATCCCGTTGGCACGGCTGCGCGGTGTCTACCAGGCGATTGCCACTGTGGCCTTTATCCAGATCGTCCTGTCGCTGAACATCTACTCCGACTCGCTGACCGGCGGCGCCATGGGGCTGAACGGCATTCCCAAAACCGTCGGCACCGGCACCTTGCTCCTTGCCGCATTGGGGACAATCTATCTGATCTGGTCCCTCGAACGTGGCCGGGTGGGACGGGCCTTTAGCGCCATCCGCCAGGATGAGGCCGTGGCCGCATCCCTTGGCGTATCCATCACATGGTATCAGGCATTGGCCTTTGCGCTGTCCGGGGCACTTGCAGGCCTGTTTGGCGGGTTGGAAGCCTATCATTCCTACGCGCTTGACCCCAACCAGTTCGGGTTCCACCTGCTGATCACGCTTTTGAGCTATGTCATCCTCGGCGGACGCAATTCTGTCTGGGGGCCGATCATCGGCACCGCGATCCTGATCCTGTTGCCCGAAATCGCCCGGCCACTGGCAGAAAACCGCATGATCATGCACGGAATTATCCTGATCGTCGTCATCAACTACCTGCCCAAGGGCATTGTGGACACATGGATCGACTGGATCAAAGCCCGCAGGCTTGGCACCGCAGGGTCCGGGCAAGACAAAGGGGGGGCAGCCTCATGA
- a CDS encoding NIPSNAP family protein, which yields MIIEQRTYGYHPGTLPKFFALYEQSGARALQQRVLGNLIGYFTSELGPLNQTVHLWGYTSLDDRGARRAELMSHQLWRDFLGQITPMIQHQESKILLPTDFSPIRTIATNTSGSDN from the coding sequence ATGATCATCGAACAACGGACCTATGGCTACCACCCTGGCACCTTGCCGAAGTTCTTTGCTCTTTATGAGCAATCCGGCGCTCGCGCACTTCAACAGCGCGTTCTGGGGAACCTGATCGGCTATTTCACCTCGGAACTGGGGCCGCTGAATCAAACCGTTCACTTGTGGGGCTACACGTCGCTGGATGATCGGGGGGCCAGACGCGCCGAACTGATGTCACACCAACTGTGGCGGGACTTTCTTGGTCAGATCACGCCGATGATCCAACATCAGGAGTCCAAGATCCTGCTGCCAACCGACTTTTCGCCCATCCGCACCATCGCGACCAACACATCCGGATCGGATAATTAA
- a CDS encoding cytochrome P450 produces the protein MSKLHIVADTNQISSGLRHPDLKQALYDEGAIIMGDTLLTLHGEAHRKRRIMEFRVFRKDYFHWYEQTVFPKTLRQSMTGDIERGRAELIDLGYRVTMNLTADFAGVDRQEQTPEETAELLRLVEAFSHAATLIHSTRPKAEVLEEVREAIDIFRPRFLDPSVARRRDLLAKVANGEMHEDDLPRDVLTVILQRGDPEEFTPDMLLREVAFYLQAGAHSTANSTIHGFHEIYSWAEEDPSRWKKLQDDPIFFQRCVHESLRLHPASPVAWRSATCPMHLEGAGDVAEGEMIEFRLAESNRDPEIYGADADSFNPYREIKTPHPPYGHTFGTGVHTCLGRDLDGGILPRGEVDPATHQYGTITLFLRDLFARGARIDPDDPPRPAVDTARPNWGYYPVIFDKKRVWS, from the coding sequence GTGTCAAAGCTGCATATCGTCGCCGATACCAACCAGATTTCCAGCGGGTTGCGGCATCCCGACCTCAAGCAAGCGCTCTATGATGAAGGCGCTATTATCATGGGCGACACCCTGCTTACCCTGCATGGCGAAGCCCACCGCAAACGCCGGATCATGGAATTCCGCGTGTTCCGGAAAGACTATTTCCATTGGTACGAACAAACCGTTTTTCCAAAGACCCTGCGCCAGTCCATGACTGGCGATATCGAACGGGGTCGTGCCGAGCTTATCGATCTGGGCTACCGCGTGACAATGAACCTGACCGCAGACTTTGCCGGGGTAGACCGGCAGGAACAGACGCCAGAAGAAACCGCTGAGTTGTTGCGCCTGGTCGAGGCCTTCTCCCATGCCGCGACCCTGATCCACTCCACCCGTCCCAAGGCGGAAGTGCTCGAAGAGGTGCGCGAAGCGATTGATATCTTCCGCCCCCGGTTCCTCGACCCTTCCGTGGCACGTCGCCGCGACTTGCTGGCCAAGGTTGCCAATGGCGAGATGCACGAAGATGACCTGCCACGGGATGTTCTGACCGTGATCTTGCAACGTGGCGACCCTGAGGAATTTACCCCCGATATGCTGCTGCGGGAGGTGGCGTTCTACCTTCAGGCGGGAGCGCATTCGACAGCCAATTCGACCATCCACGGCTTTCACGAGATCTACTCCTGGGCTGAAGAAGACCCGTCCCGCTGGAAGAAACTGCAGGACGATCCGATCTTTTTCCAACGTTGCGTTCACGAAAGCCTGCGCCTGCATCCGGCCAGTCCCGTAGCCTGGCGCAGCGCGACATGCCCGATGCATCTGGAAGGTGCTGGTGATGTGGCGGAAGGTGAGATGATCGAATTCCGCCTGGCCGAATCCAATCGCGATCCCGAAATTTACGGCGCAGATGCCGACAGCTTTAACCCCTACCGCGAGATCAAGACACCGCATCCGCCTTATGGCCATACCTTTGGCACCGGGGTTCACACCTGTCTGGGGCGCGATCTGGACGGCGGGATCCTGCCACGCGGCGAGGTCGATCCGGCGACACATCAATATGGCACCATCACGCTGTTCCTGCGCGATCTGTTTGCCCGTGGTGCACGCATCGATCCTGATGATCCGCCGCGCCCCGCCGTAGATACCGCCCGGCCCAATTGGGGCTATTACCCTGTTATATTTGACAAAAAGCGAGTTTGGTCATGA
- a CDS encoding SDR family NAD(P)-dependent oxidoreductase, with translation MQDMNGYSLLVTGGGSGIGAEVARYFAERGARVTITGRRAEKIESVSQDIGPNCIGIAGDVTNADDRARMIEVAVAHGGGLQGLFNNAGNMLRGSICDLDADDILNVLNTNVVAGMALTGLAVPHLEQSGGAVLFVGSVHTRRAFPGASPYAASKGAVEVLSQVLAAELGPKRIRVNCVLPGAVPTEINVRAGLAADATENEKRLQSMAEDHPLGRIGTATEIAEAADYLLRSEWTTGTSIVVDGGLALGVSYK, from the coding sequence ATGCAGGATATGAACGGATATTCTCTTTTGGTGACGGGCGGCGGCTCTGGCATCGGTGCCGAGGTTGCACGTTATTTCGCCGAGCGTGGTGCGCGGGTGACAATCACCGGGCGGCGGGCTGAAAAGATTGAGTCCGTTTCACAGGACATCGGGCCAAATTGCATCGGGATTGCGGGTGACGTTACCAACGCAGACGACCGCGCCCGCATGATCGAAGTCGCCGTTGCCCATGGCGGCGGGTTGCAAGGCCTGTTCAACAATGCGGGAAACATGCTGCGCGGCTCCATTTGCGATCTCGATGCCGATGACATTCTGAACGTGCTCAATACCAATGTGGTGGCGGGCATGGCATTGACCGGGCTGGCCGTCCCACATCTGGAACAATCGGGGGGTGCGGTACTGTTCGTCGGATCCGTCCATACACGCCGCGCTTTTCCAGGCGCATCGCCCTATGCGGCATCCAAAGGCGCGGTCGAAGTTCTGAGCCAAGTCCTTGCTGCAGAATTGGGCCCGAAACGCATTCGTGTGAACTGCGTTCTGCCCGGTGCCGTGCCAACCGAGATCAATGTTCGGGCCGGGCTGGCAGCGGACGCAACCGAAAACGAAAAGAGGCTGCAATCCATGGCTGAAGATCACCCGCTGGGCCGTATCGGCACAGCAACCGAAATTGCCGAAGCCGCCGATTACCTTCTGCGTTCGGAATGGACAACGGGAACGTCCATCGTCGTCGATGGCGGTCTTGCCCTTGGCGTCAGCTACAAATGA
- a CDS encoding branched-chain amino acid ABC transporter permease, translating to MLAQQLLNGLVVSGVYALFALGFTLVFGIQRILNLAHGAIFMTGAMVAYYVVAAGGPLWLAMILAILASGLLSVLVEFVCFRRLRKTGDEEFGGIISSIGAGLVISTIAQQVSNTQVLRFPFETFPVIIFKFWGLRVSALQLFMLLGALVLVIVLAYFVYRTSFGRRVRAVTDNERAALLMGINPNMIFMQTYFLAGALAGAAGVLVGLAFNSINFVMGEPYLMFGFAIIILGGLGSIPGALLASIIFGMVQTLTIAYLPSGLTDTIIFAALFLILLVRPHGLMGKEDAGNLRQRR from the coding sequence ATGTTGGCGCAGCAGCTGTTGAACGGGCTGGTCGTCAGCGGGGTCTATGCGCTTTTCGCGTTAGGGTTCACGCTGGTTTTTGGCATTCAGCGCATTCTGAACCTCGCCCATGGCGCGATCTTCATGACGGGCGCAATGGTCGCCTACTACGTTGTGGCCGCTGGTGGCCCGCTGTGGCTGGCAATGATCCTGGCCATTCTCGCGTCGGGTTTGCTATCTGTCCTGGTCGAATTCGTTTGCTTCCGGCGTTTGCGCAAGACGGGCGACGAAGAATTCGGAGGCATCATTTCCTCAATCGGGGCCGGGCTGGTGATCAGCACCATTGCGCAACAGGTCTCCAACACACAGGTTTTACGTTTTCCGTTCGAAACCTTCCCCGTGATTATTTTCAAATTCTGGGGGCTGCGGGTCTCTGCGTTGCAACTGTTCATGCTGCTGGGCGCTCTCGTGCTGGTTATCGTGTTGGCCTATTTTGTCTATCGCACCTCCTTTGGACGGCGGGTGCGCGCTGTCACCGACAATGAACGCGCAGCACTGCTGATGGGGATCAACCCCAACATGATTTTCATGCAGACCTATTTCCTCGCTGGTGCTCTGGCCGGGGCGGCCGGTGTACTGGTTGGCCTCGCCTTTAACTCGATCAACTTCGTGATGGGCGAGCCATACCTCATGTTCGGCTTTGCCATCATTATTCTGGGCGGCCTGGGGTCGATCCCCGGTGCGCTCTTGGCATCCATCATCTTTGGCATGGTTCAGACACTCACCATTGCGTACCTGCCATCGGGACTCACCGATACAATCATCTTCGCAGCGCTTTTCCTGATCTTGCTGGTGCGGCCACATGGGCTGATGGGCAAGGAAGACGCTGGCAATCTGAGGCAACGCCGATGA
- a CDS encoding ThuA domain-containing protein: MIRNLLISGGPYHPFNETSASIAAHLNDLGIVSQLCGVAEGFDRLTQEDFDLVTINALGFSMTQADKYGPLRDRFAHVCSEQDKTALQSHVARNGGLLGLHTAAVCFDTWAEWGDLLGISWVWGQSHHPQPGYFDVIDETGRFQIWDELYSDMQVAPDATVLATAQDPEGGKAQPVMTAKDRCIYLALGHDLTATENPGYVRLLKEAAARALGNKG; encoded by the coding sequence ATGATCCGAAACCTTCTGATATCGGGCGGTCCCTACCACCCTTTCAATGAGACCTCGGCGAGCATCGCGGCGCATCTGAATGATCTTGGAATCGTTTCGCAGCTTTGCGGCGTGGCCGAAGGATTTGACCGCCTTACGCAGGAAGATTTTGATCTCGTGACAATCAACGCGCTTGGTTTCTCTATGACACAGGCCGACAAATACGGCCCCCTGCGCGACCGTTTTGCCCATGTTTGTTCAGAGCAAGACAAGACCGCCTTGCAATCCCACGTGGCGCGAAACGGCGGCCTTTTAGGGCTGCACACGGCTGCTGTTTGTTTCGACACATGGGCGGAGTGGGGAGATCTTCTGGGGATTTCCTGGGTCTGGGGGCAATCTCACCACCCGCAACCGGGATACTTCGATGTGATCGATGAGACAGGCCGTTTCCAAATCTGGGACGAGCTTTACAGTGATATGCAGGTCGCGCCAGATGCAACTGTACTGGCGACTGCGCAGGATCCGGAAGGCGGCAAGGCACAACCCGTGATGACCGCCAAAGACCGCTGTATCTATCTCGCGCTGGGGCATGATCTGACGGCCACTGAAAATCCCGGCTATGTTCGCCTGTTGAAAGAGGCTGCGGCGCGGGCGCTCGGAAACAAAGGATAA
- a CDS encoding SDR family NAD(P)-dependent oxidoreductase: MKTAIVTGGSGGLGRACAKALIEDGFRVGLFDMDTGSLNEAAAETGAEAFVVDVTDEPAVLAAMEQFGAVPDLVVNNAGIGRFAPLLDMPIETFRLQLDVNLVGAFIVARAAARGMVERGSGVILNVTSINAITTGPGSGSYPASKAGLAKLTEMMALEWSALGLRVNAIAPGFIDAGLSTPFFADPAVRSLREQAVPSKRLGLSEDIANTVCFLASDKASYINGHQLVVDGGVSVSLLTQLPREAKS; encoded by the coding sequence ATGAAAACCGCAATCGTAACCGGTGGCAGTGGCGGTCTGGGCCGTGCCTGCGCCAAGGCCTTGATTGAAGACGGCTTTCGGGTTGGGCTGTTTGATATGGACACGGGCAGTCTCAACGAGGCCGCCGCCGAAACAGGCGCCGAGGCCTTTGTCGTTGATGTGACTGATGAACCGGCCGTTCTGGCCGCGATGGAGCAATTCGGCGCGGTGCCGGATCTGGTGGTGAACAATGCCGGGATCGGCCGTTTTGCCCCCCTGCTGGACATGCCCATTGAAACCTTCCGCCTGCAACTGGACGTGAACCTTGTCGGCGCATTTATCGTGGCACGGGCCGCCGCGCGGGGCATGGTCGAACGCGGATCCGGCGTGATCCTGAACGTGACCTCGATCAATGCAATCACCACCGGCCCCGGTTCGGGCAGCTATCCTGCCTCCAAGGCCGGGCTGGCCAAGTTGACCGAGATGATGGCGCTGGAATGGTCGGCACTGGGTCTGCGTGTGAACGCCATCGCGCCAGGGTTCATTGATGCCGGCCTGTCGACGCCGTTCTTTGCCGATCCGGCAGTGCGCAGCCTGCGCGAACAAGCGGTGCCGTCCAAACGGCTCGGTCTGTCCGAAGACATCGCCAACACGGTGTGTTTTCTGGCCAGCGATAAGGCCAGCTATATCAACGGGCACCAGCTTGTTGTCGATGGCGGCGTATCCGTCAGCCTGCTGACCCAATTGCCGCGCGAAGCCAAATCATGA